A DNA window from Pirellulales bacterium contains the following coding sequences:
- a CDS encoding ATP-binding protein gives MPSRNGEFTRHVTLPSNLEAYHQLIDEIIDELERRDWVPEHLFAIRMALEESISNAVRHGNKHDPNKQVFVDCRCSDRSFWVQVRDEGPGFCPEQVPDCCADDRLEVPGGRGLALMRAFMTRMEYNDRGNVLTMEKVLPK, from the coding sequence ATGCCTTCTCGCAACGGCGAATTCACGCGACACGTCACGCTGCCCAGCAATCTCGAGGCGTATCACCAGCTCATCGACGAGATCATCGACGAGCTCGAGCGCCGCGACTGGGTCCCGGAACACCTGTTCGCCATCCGGATGGCGCTCGAGGAATCGATCAGCAACGCCGTCCGCCACGGCAACAAGCACGATCCGAACAAGCAGGTGTTCGTCGACTGCCGCTGCAGCGATCGCTCGTTCTGGGTCCAGGTGCGGGACGAAGGACCCGGATTCTGCCCCGAACAAGTCCCCGACTGCTGCGCGGACGACCGGCTGGAAGTCCCCGGCGGCCGCGGCCTCGCCCTCATGCGGGCCTTCATGACCCGCATGGAATACAACGACCGCGGCAACGTTCTCACCATGGAAAAAGTGTTGCCGAAGTAA
- a CDS encoding STAS domain-containing protein, with protein sequence MANRRIDVNESAAVSVVRFRDQKIIDPEAIQELGQELFDLVDKDHRHKIVLNFGNVEFLSSAALGKLITFEKKAKREGASIILTNISPEIYQVFAITNLNKLFQIKDTEADALAVL encoded by the coding sequence ATGGCTAATCGTCGCATCGACGTCAACGAATCGGCCGCCGTCAGCGTGGTTCGTTTTCGCGATCAGAAGATCATCGATCCTGAAGCGATTCAGGAGCTTGGACAGGAACTGTTCGATCTGGTGGACAAAGACCACCGCCACAAGATCGTGCTGAACTTCGGCAACGTCGAGTTCCTCTCCAGCGCCGCCCTGGGCAAGCTGATCACCTTCGAGAAGAAGGCCAAGCGCGAGGGGGCGAGCATCATCCTCACCAACATCTCGCCCGAGATTTATCAGGTGTTCGCCATCACCAATCTGAACAAGCTGTTTCAGATCAAAGACACCGAGGCCGACGCCCTGGCCGTGCTGTAA
- a CDS encoding DUF1990 domain-containing protein codes for MSFRHFQSGPAISLRRPTARAIREFAERQRTLNLTYPATVAGKSPPAGFTVDFQRTLVGTGEATFHAACDLVHRWRQFPTAWIAPVVDSLPAAEGDVVVTLARFAGLWWLNACRVVDVVEPGPAFPGRSRRLEIAYGTLPGHIAAGEERFSIVCDADDRVWYEIHAFSRPAYWLARLAQPLLRRLQRRFGAESLALVAAAGAAAPCSQVV; via the coding sequence ATGAGTTTCCGTCATTTCCAATCTGGCCCCGCGATTTCCCTTCGCCGCCCCACGGCTCGGGCAATTCGCGAATTTGCCGAGCGCCAACGCACGCTGAATCTCACCTACCCCGCGACGGTCGCCGGCAAATCGCCCCCGGCGGGCTTCACGGTCGATTTCCAACGCACGCTGGTGGGAACGGGCGAAGCAACCTTTCATGCCGCGTGCGACCTCGTGCATCGCTGGCGGCAGTTCCCTACGGCGTGGATCGCTCCGGTCGTCGACTCCTTGCCCGCCGCGGAAGGGGACGTCGTGGTCACGTTGGCTCGGTTCGCGGGGTTGTGGTGGCTGAACGCGTGCCGCGTGGTCGACGTGGTCGAGCCCGGCCCGGCGTTTCCCGGTCGCTCACGGCGGTTGGAGATCGCCTACGGCACGCTTCCCGGGCACATCGCCGCGGGGGAAGAACGATTCTCGATCGTCTGCGACGCCGACGACCGCGTGTGGTACGAAATCCACGCCTTCTCGCGCCCCGCTTACTGGTTGGCGCGACTTGCGCAGCCCTTGCTGCGACGCCTGCAACGCCGGTTCGGCGCCGAGTCGCTCGCGCTTGTCGCCGCAGCCGGCGCCGCCGCGCCTTGCTCGCAAGTCGTCTAG
- a CDS encoding HlyD family efflux transporter periplasmic adaptor subunit, giving the protein MSSTSPSHRRRRVASAALLAFATLAAGCRREAPPGANPSSATSGPRRIVALGRLQPAGGVVEIRSLPTEIVDRFGNGMRDPDAEPAPGYGVVEGLKVQSGCVLAWLKSYDLRQTHFEAIEKKFTIGQERRVHELALAEAQVDQAEVGVAQAEAKLKEVASQQVKVDALALVAESAAADVAKLAELRAADPELVTELQYQRQASQAQIAKAEYAAAAAMLPHAVEAARKAVDAAATNRKLAEANLELIRKVDANEATRLELKGADQSRDQSLLRAPEPADGPVDYTVLEVSVEPGEAATQLPVLQLADLSEMACIAEVYEADAKHVRDGQAATIQSAAFAAPFDVAGGGLKGVVERVGNLVASPGLTNRNPLAPSDRSVIQVRIKINDPRPGAVAQAARLVGMQATVEFTPVADEAAPPKAGD; this is encoded by the coding sequence ATGAGTTCGACCAGCCCAAGCCATCGCCGGCGTCGCGTCGCATCGGCGGCGTTGTTGGCGTTTGCGACGCTCGCCGCGGGCTGTCGCCGCGAGGCGCCGCCCGGCGCCAATCCTTCCTCCGCAACGAGCGGTCCCCGACGCATCGTCGCCTTGGGCCGGCTGCAGCCGGCCGGCGGGGTCGTCGAGATCCGCTCGCTGCCGACCGAGATCGTCGATCGCTTCGGCAACGGGATGCGCGATCCCGACGCGGAACCGGCCCCTGGCTATGGCGTCGTTGAAGGGCTGAAGGTGCAATCGGGGTGCGTGCTTGCGTGGCTCAAGTCGTACGACTTGCGGCAAACGCATTTCGAGGCGATCGAGAAGAAGTTCACGATCGGCCAAGAACGGCGCGTCCATGAACTCGCACTGGCCGAGGCTCAGGTCGATCAGGCCGAAGTCGGCGTCGCACAGGCCGAGGCCAAGTTGAAGGAAGTGGCCTCGCAGCAAGTCAAGGTCGACGCGCTTGCGCTGGTGGCCGAGTCGGCCGCGGCGGACGTCGCCAAGCTGGCCGAACTGCGGGCTGCGGACCCGGAGTTAGTGACGGAACTTCAATACCAACGGCAAGCAAGCCAAGCCCAGATTGCGAAAGCGGAATACGCGGCCGCGGCGGCCATGTTGCCCCACGCCGTCGAGGCCGCTCGCAAGGCGGTGGACGCGGCGGCGACGAATCGCAAGCTCGCGGAAGCAAACTTGGAATTGATTCGCAAGGTCGACGCCAATGAGGCGACGAGATTGGAACTCAAGGGGGCCGATCAGTCTCGCGACCAGTCGCTGCTGCGGGCCCCGGAGCCCGCCGACGGTCCTGTCGACTATACGGTGCTTGAGGTGAGCGTCGAACCGGGCGAAGCCGCGACCCAACTGCCGGTGCTGCAACTGGCCGACCTAAGCGAGATGGCTTGCATCGCCGAGGTGTACGAAGCGGACGCCAAGCATGTCCGCGACGGGCAAGCGGCGACGATCCAAAGTGCGGCGTTCGCGGCGCCGTTCGACGTCGCGGGGGGGGGCCTGAAGGGGGTCGTCGAGCGGGTCGGGAATCTGGTGGCCAGTCCCGGGCTGACCAATCGCAATCCGCTGGCTCCCAGCGATCGGTCCGTGATTCAGGTTCGCATCAAGATCAACGATCCTCGTCCTGGCGCCGTCGCGCAGGCGGCGCGGCTGGTGGGGATGCAAGCGACGGTGGAATTCACGCCGGTCGCCGACGAAGCGGCGCCGCCGAAAGCGGGCGACTAG
- a CDS encoding FtsX-like permease family protein: MNTPLAWKNLLHNKVRTAVALAGVAFAVILIFMQLGFKGAVRKTATQIYDALDFDLMLRSPEYLHLTDPGTFPAERIYQAESFPGVTQVRPLYLGLSEWQRPQRSDLPPENWDGQWRGIICLGADPNDPPFTSEALRTTARGLTDPRFVAIDSKSKADFGPVDGRRFGAKDLGVETVLGGGRVRIIDVFELGTGLACNGACMVSPAGYATACPWQSLDQINLGLAKLAPGIEPEAMQRELQRLVGPTDTDPERPQTSATPADVEVLTRDEVIRREEYRWVEQTPLGKIFTFGVWVAMFVGVAIVYQVLSTDIANMMGEYATLKAMGYSNRYLTRVVLEQSVLLALIGYVPSLVASWVLYKIVGATSGMPMSLTPGIAGLVLVLAVVMCVLSGMAALRKLYQADPADLF; encoded by the coding sequence ATGAACACGCCCCTTGCTTGGAAGAACCTGCTGCATAACAAGGTGCGGACCGCGGTCGCGCTGGCCGGGGTCGCGTTCGCCGTCATCCTGATCTTCATGCAGTTGGGATTCAAAGGGGCGGTTCGCAAGACGGCGACGCAGATTTACGACGCGCTGGACTTCGATCTTATGCTCCGCTCGCCGGAGTATCTCCACCTGACCGACCCAGGGACGTTCCCGGCCGAGCGGATCTATCAGGCCGAGTCGTTTCCCGGGGTGACGCAGGTGCGCCCGCTGTACCTGGGCCTCAGCGAGTGGCAGCGTCCGCAGCGCAGCGACTTGCCGCCGGAGAATTGGGACGGCCAGTGGCGAGGCATTATCTGTCTGGGCGCCGATCCGAATGATCCGCCGTTCACGAGCGAGGCCTTGCGCACCACGGCTCGCGGGCTGACCGATCCGCGTTTCGTGGCGATCGACTCGAAGAGCAAGGCCGACTTCGGCCCTGTCGACGGCCGACGGTTCGGCGCCAAGGATCTGGGAGTCGAGACGGTGCTGGGGGGCGGGCGCGTGCGGATTATCGACGTGTTCGAGTTGGGGACGGGTTTGGCGTGCAACGGGGCGTGCATGGTCAGCCCCGCGGGGTACGCGACGGCGTGCCCGTGGCAGTCGCTCGATCAAATCAACCTTGGCTTGGCGAAGCTCGCGCCGGGGATCGAACCCGAAGCAATGCAGCGCGAGCTGCAGCGACTGGTGGGGCCGACCGACACCGACCCCGAGCGACCGCAAACCTCGGCCACGCCGGCCGACGTCGAGGTGCTGACCCGGGACGAGGTGATTCGTCGCGAGGAGTACCGCTGGGTCGAGCAAACGCCGCTGGGAAAGATCTTCACCTTTGGCGTGTGGGTGGCCATGTTCGTCGGGGTGGCGATCGTGTACCAAGTCCTCTCGACCGATATTGCCAACATGATGGGGGAGTACGCCACGCTCAAGGCGATGGGATACTCGAACCGCTACCTGACGCGCGTGGTGCTCGAGCAGTCGGTGTTGTTGGCGCTGATCGGCTATGTGCCGTCGTTGGTCGCCAGTTGGGTGTTGTACAAGATCGTCGGCGCGACGTCGGGCATGCCGATGTCGCTCACCCCGGGCATCGCGGGCTTGGTGCTTGTGCTGGCGGTGGTCATGTGCGTGCTGTCCGGAATGGCGGCGTTGAGAAAACTGTATCAGGCCGATCCTGCGGACCTGTTCTGA
- the devC gene encoding ABC transporter permease DevC, with translation MRLSPRKTPLAWKNLTHDWRRLAVALAGIAFAVLLMFTQVGFQNALFDSQVKIIDDLQGDVFLVSRAKYTLAAEKRFPLTLVKRAASVTGVAGAYPLYSELTLSRLKNLSPNRRSKGFPIRSIGFHLEDPVFRTPSIKRQLDKLHLPGSALIDVYSRKANFDFPVSDDAALEAAPAELARKQIRLVGSFELGTDFAHDGNLVMSARSFADFFPERVQFGDPLSVVDLGIVHVESGADVVQVRDRLDAIIDDRVYVLTRDQFRKQEVTFWDTSTPIGTVFFAGKVIGFIVGMVICYQVIYSDIADHMPEFATLKAMGYSTGYFVRLIVAEAVLLALVGFVPGALVSYGLYHVLAGATGLLMKMTVVSALTVLGLTLAMCIGSGLLAVRKLLSADPASLF, from the coding sequence ATGCGATTGTCCCCCCGCAAAACGCCGCTCGCGTGGAAGAATCTCACGCACGATTGGCGCCGGCTGGCCGTGGCGCTGGCGGGGATTGCGTTCGCCGTGTTGTTGATGTTCACCCAAGTCGGGTTTCAGAACGCGCTGTTCGACAGCCAGGTGAAGATCATCGACGATCTGCAGGGGGACGTCTTCCTGGTGAGCCGGGCCAAGTACACGCTGGCCGCCGAGAAGCGGTTTCCGCTGACGTTGGTGAAGCGAGCCGCATCGGTCACAGGGGTCGCCGGGGCGTATCCGCTTTACTCCGAGCTGACGTTGTCGCGGCTGAAGAATCTGTCCCCCAACCGGCGGAGCAAGGGGTTCCCGATCCGTTCGATCGGGTTCCACCTGGAAGACCCCGTATTTCGCACGCCGAGCATCAAGCGGCAGCTCGACAAGCTCCACCTGCCGGGGTCGGCGCTTATCGACGTCTACAGCCGGAAGGCGAACTTTGACTTCCCGGTGAGCGACGACGCGGCGCTCGAGGCCGCCCCCGCGGAACTGGCCCGCAAGCAGATTCGGCTGGTCGGCTCGTTCGAGTTGGGGACCGACTTCGCTCACGACGGCAATTTGGTGATGAGCGCCCGGAGCTTCGCCGACTTTTTCCCCGAGCGAGTGCAGTTCGGCGATCCGTTGAGCGTCGTCGACCTGGGGATCGTCCACGTCGAGTCGGGCGCCGACGTCGTCCAAGTGCGGGATCGATTGGACGCGATCATCGACGATCGCGTTTACGTGCTCACGCGCGATCAGTTTCGCAAGCAGGAAGTGACCTTCTGGGACACGAGCACGCCGATCGGCACGGTGTTTTTCGCCGGCAAGGTGATCGGGTTCATCGTCGGGATGGTCATCTGCTATCAGGTGATTTACTCCGACATCGCCGATCACATGCCGGAGTTCGCCACGCTCAAGGCGATGGGCTACTCGACCGGGTACTTCGTCCGGCTCATCGTCGCCGAGGCGGTTCTGCTGGCCTTGGTGGGGTTTGTCCCCGGGGCGCTAGTGAGCTACGGCTTGTACCACGTGCTGGCCGGAGCGACGGGCTTGCTGATGAAGATGACCGTCGTCTCGGCGCTCACGGTCCTTGGGCTGACTTTGGCCATGTGCATCGGTTCGGGTCTGTTGGCGGTACGCAAACTGTTGTCGGCCGACCCGGCGTCGTTGTTTTAG
- a CDS encoding ATP-binding cassette domain-containing protein has translation MSATISFPATSGVYTGGAQLPKTVKVAGVNHYFGEGELRSQALFENNLDVRRGEIVIMTGPSGSGKTTLLTLIGTLRTVQEGSLKVLGNELHGASREQINRLRQELGFIFQAHNLFGSLTAHQNVNMACELVGMERRESDRRIRALLERLGLGERIDYKPDQLSGGQKQRVAVARGLVHTPKIVLADEPTAALDEKSGREVVTLFQEMANDHGSTIIMVTHDSRILDVADRIVKMEGGRIKADSAVQETSVICEFLRQFPLFSSLTPTTLTEVADKMRVETAEQGDVVIRQHDPGELFYLIRSGSVDVLVDDGKQTRTVAVLKEGQYFGEAALIRDEPRNATIVAREPSVFYTLGKADFTKTLERAASFKEEIQQALFSRT, from the coding sequence ATGTCCGCCACCATCTCCTTTCCTGCGACCAGCGGCGTCTACACCGGCGGGGCGCAGTTGCCCAAGACCGTCAAGGTCGCGGGGGTCAACCATTACTTCGGCGAGGGCGAACTGCGCAGCCAGGCGCTGTTCGAGAACAATCTCGACGTCCGCCGGGGCGAGATCGTGATCATGACCGGGCCCTCGGGCTCGGGGAAAACGACTCTGCTCACCCTCATCGGCACCTTGCGGACGGTGCAGGAAGGGAGCCTCAAGGTTCTCGGGAACGAGCTCCACGGCGCCAGTCGCGAGCAGATCAACCGGCTGCGGCAGGAGTTGGGGTTCATCTTCCAGGCACACAACCTGTTCGGCTCGCTCACGGCCCATCAGAACGTGAACATGGCGTGCGAGTTGGTCGGCATGGAGCGGCGCGAGTCGGACCGGCGGATTCGCGCGCTGTTGGAACGGCTCGGCCTCGGCGAGCGGATCGACTACAAGCCGGACCAACTCTCCGGCGGGCAGAAGCAGCGGGTCGCGGTCGCGCGCGGATTGGTGCACACCCCCAAGATCGTGCTGGCCGACGAGCCGACCGCCGCGCTCGACGAGAAGTCGGGCCGCGAGGTGGTGACGCTGTTTCAGGAGATGGCCAACGACCACGGCAGCACGATCATCATGGTCACGCACGACAGCCGCATCCTCGACGTCGCCGACCGCATCGTGAAGATGGAGGGAGGGCGGATCAAGGCCGACTCGGCGGTGCAGGAGACCTCGGTCATCTGCGAATTCCTCCGGCAGTTCCCGCTGTTTTCCAGTCTCACGCCGACGACCCTCACCGAGGTCGCCGACAAGATGCGGGTCGAGACCGCCGAGCAGGGGGACGTCGTCATTCGCCAGCACGACCCGGGCGAACTGTTCTATTTGATCCGCTCGGGAAGCGTCGACGTGCTGGTCGACGACGGCAAGCAGACTCGGACCGTCGCGGTCCTCAAGGAAGGGCAGTACTTCGGCGAAGCGGCTCTCATCCGCGACGAACCGCGCAACGCGACGATCGTCGCTCGCGAGCCGTCGGTGTTCTACACGCTGGGCAAGGCTGACTTTACGAAGACGTTGGAACGGGCGGCGAGCTTCAAAGAAGAGATTCAACAGGCGCTGTTCAGCCGAACTTGA
- a CDS encoding class I SAM-dependent methyltransferase, producing the protein MGLLRRLGNAAREQGVRGIVAKAAARPADFWFDWRWGVETLAVETLDGHAIADGDRRLGGFYEGSRTLAVGALLTDLRRTPSGQGALVDVGCGKGKVLMLAALAGFSTVRGVEFSRDLCDAARENWRRFAVRSRSAATCEVIEADAAAMAYHGDESLFFFFNPFVDSVLRGALVRIRESLAERPRDARLVFACMNEPFRRVLAEELDLALEREPTRWGVRFSVYRPRPS; encoded by the coding sequence ATGGGATTGCTCCGTCGACTGGGAAACGCCGCTCGCGAGCAGGGGGTGCGGGGGATCGTCGCCAAAGCGGCGGCGCGGCCGGCCGACTTCTGGTTTGATTGGCGGTGGGGAGTCGAGACTCTGGCGGTCGAGACGCTCGACGGTCACGCCATCGCCGACGGGGATCGGCGACTCGGGGGCTTCTACGAAGGGAGCCGGACTCTCGCCGTGGGGGCCCTGTTGACCGATCTGCGGCGAACTCCCTCGGGCCAGGGCGCCCTGGTCGACGTCGGCTGCGGCAAAGGAAAGGTGCTGATGCTCGCGGCGCTGGCCGGCTTTTCGACCGTCCGGGGCGTCGAGTTCAGCCGCGACCTGTGTGACGCGGCGCGAGAAAATTGGCGTCGATTTGCGGTCCGGTCGCGGTCGGCCGCGACGTGCGAAGTGATCGAGGCCGATGCTGCGGCGATGGCGTATCACGGCGACGAGTCGCTGTTTTTCTTCTTCAACCCGTTCGTCGACAGCGTGCTGCGAGGGGCGCTGGTGCGAATTCGCGAATCGCTCGCTGAGCGGCCCCGCGATGCGCGGCTCGTGTTCGCGTGCATGAACGAACCTTTTCGCCGGGTGCTCGCCGAGGAACTCGATCTCGCGTTGGAACGCGAACCGACTCGTTGGGGCGTGCGGTTCAGCGTGTATCGACCGCGGCCGTCGTGA
- a CDS encoding AAA family ATPase yields the protein MWRGVRGHDEAVESFRQALACGRLASTYLFVGPDGVGKRTFARRLAECLLCTMTSEVELTACGECDSCRLFAAGNHPDLDEVTRPEGKRTLPIELFVGDRDHRNQTGLCHNISLRPLLGRRRAAIIDDADWLGIESANSLLKTLEEPPPGAIIILVGTSRSRQLPTILSRSQIVRFAPLERGDLASILVEQGLAADADEAQRLAELAGGSVAAARELASPELASMRDRFVASWRRDQIDLPRLCNELGEFVNAAGKEAEAKRARLRQLLTLVAESWRVELREKLADGTEVEFLLAALDRTMTAEEQLDRNANQATLLECWASDLAAVRSSRA from the coding sequence GTGTGGCGTGGCGTTCGAGGACATGACGAAGCGGTCGAATCGTTCCGCCAGGCGCTCGCTTGCGGGAGGCTGGCGTCGACGTATCTGTTCGTCGGCCCCGACGGGGTCGGCAAGCGAACCTTCGCCCGTCGCTTGGCCGAGTGTCTGCTCTGCACGATGACTTCCGAAGTCGAACTGACCGCGTGCGGGGAATGCGACTCGTGCCGACTGTTCGCCGCGGGCAATCATCCCGATCTCGACGAGGTGACTCGCCCCGAAGGAAAGCGAACGTTGCCGATCGAGCTGTTCGTCGGCGATCGCGACCATCGCAATCAGACGGGGTTGTGCCACAACATTTCGCTGCGTCCGCTGTTGGGACGGCGACGGGCGGCGATCATCGACGACGCCGACTGGCTGGGGATCGAAAGCGCCAACAGCCTGCTCAAGACGCTCGAAGAACCGCCGCCGGGGGCGATCATCATCCTGGTGGGGACGAGCCGCAGTCGCCAGTTGCCGACGATCCTGTCGCGGTCGCAGATCGTGCGATTTGCGCCGCTGGAGCGGGGCGATCTGGCGAGCATCCTGGTCGAGCAGGGATTGGCCGCTGATGCCGATGAGGCGCAGCGTCTGGCGGAACTCGCGGGGGGAAGCGTCGCCGCAGCCCGCGAGTTGGCCAGCCCCGAATTAGCGTCGATGCGCGACCGGTTCGTCGCTTCCTGGCGACGCGACCAGATCGACCTGCCGCGGCTCTGCAACGAACTGGGGGAGTTCGTCAACGCCGCGGGAAAAGAGGCCGAGGCGAAGCGCGCCCGGCTGCGGCAATTGCTGACGCTGGTCGCCGAGTCGTGGCGCGTCGAGTTGCGGGAGAAGCTTGCCGACGGCACGGAGGTCGAGTTCCTGCTGGCGGCGCTTGACCGAACCATGACGGCCGAGGAGCAACTCGACCGCAACGCGAATCAGGCGACGCTGCTGGAGTGCTGGGCGAGCGATCTGGCGGCGGTGCGATCGAGTCGCGCCTGA
- a CDS encoding S41 family peptidase, translating into MQFRVFAHSCRSLVLCAAAGLAAPVSAQTTLTIAGDAPTVTTAASVALERGAQLEQQRRWGDALTHYEQALREFPEDRQLAQRLDQAKLHYSLERRYNDRSFLDSVRSLSVQQSLALYGELLRKINTHYVTAPPWTELGVRGAVGLETALSDAAFQAAHRVQTSPEKIAQLRQGIYQSLSRRQLLGPDDLVALAADAAKIAEQLVGAPQSAAILEFVAAAAGGLDDYSGYLTADQLRDVYSQIEGNFVGLGVELKAANEALLIVHVIPGSPAERAGIRDNDLIVAVDGRSTAELSTEEAASLLTGPEGSYVRVGVQSPGQAARQITIRREHVDVPALENVHMLSAAEGPVQAGFGVAYVKIPAFQKSTARELEAALWDLHRQGMRSLVLDLRGNPGGLLTAAVEVADKFITQGNIVATRGRSPQEDFNYQAHYGGTWRVPLVVLIDGDSASASEIFAGAIKDSGRGVVVGQRSYGKGSVQGIFPLGYAGAGIRLTTALFYSPSGQKISKAGVTPDVEVRVVAKPDLTAGHAAPLGDEVLRRGIEAVQNAARQRVATR; encoded by the coding sequence ATGCAGTTTCGGGTCTTCGCCCACTCTTGCCGGTCTCTGGTCCTGTGCGCCGCGGCCGGTCTTGCCGCGCCGGTTTCAGCCCAAACGACGCTGACGATCGCGGGCGATGCGCCGACCGTGACGACCGCGGCGTCGGTCGCGCTCGAGCGAGGCGCCCAGTTGGAACAGCAGCGCCGCTGGGGCGACGCGCTGACCCATTACGAGCAGGCTTTGCGGGAGTTTCCCGAGGATCGCCAACTCGCGCAGCGACTCGATCAGGCCAAGCTGCACTACAGCCTTGAGCGGCGGTACAACGACCGCAGCTTCCTCGACTCGGTGCGATCGCTGTCGGTTCAGCAGTCGCTCGCACTCTACGGCGAACTGCTCCGCAAAATCAACACGCATTACGTGACCGCTCCCCCTTGGACCGAGCTGGGAGTCCGTGGGGCGGTCGGGTTGGAGACGGCCCTGTCGGACGCCGCCTTCCAGGCCGCGCACCGCGTGCAGACGTCCCCCGAGAAGATCGCCCAGTTGCGGCAGGGGATCTATCAGTCGTTGAGCCGGCGGCAGCTCTTGGGGCCGGACGACTTGGTGGCCCTGGCCGCCGACGCGGCGAAGATCGCCGAGCAGCTGGTTGGCGCCCCGCAATCGGCCGCCATTTTGGAGTTCGTCGCCGCCGCGGCGGGGGGGCTCGACGATTACTCGGGCTATCTCACGGCCGATCAACTGCGGGACGTTTACTCGCAAATTGAAGGGAATTTCGTCGGGCTGGGGGTCGAGCTCAAGGCCGCCAACGAGGCCCTGCTGATCGTCCACGTCATCCCGGGCAGTCCTGCCGAGCGGGCCGGCATTCGCGACAACGACCTGATCGTCGCCGTGGACGGCCGCAGCACTGCGGAGCTCTCGACCGAAGAGGCCGCCTCGCTGCTGACCGGTCCCGAGGGGAGCTACGTACGAGTCGGCGTGCAATCCCCCGGACAGGCCGCTCGACAGATCACGATTCGCCGCGAACATGTCGACGTTCCCGCGCTGGAGAACGTCCACATGCTCTCCGCCGCCGAGGGACCGGTGCAGGCGGGGTTCGGGGTCGCTTACGTGAAGATTCCCGCATTCCAGAAGTCGACGGCCCGCGAGTTGGAGGCCGCGCTGTGGGACCTGCATCGCCAGGGGATGCGGTCGCTGGTGCTTGACCTGCGGGGCAACCCGGGCGGGTTGCTGACCGCGGCGGTCGAGGTGGCCGACAAGTTCATCACCCAGGGCAACATCGTGGCTACCCGCGGTCGCAGCCCGCAGGAAGACTTTAATTACCAGGCCCACTACGGCGGGACGTGGCGGGTGCCGCTGGTGGTGCTGATCGACGGCGACAGCGCGTCGGCCAGCGAGATCTTCGCCGGGGCGATCAAGGACAGCGGCCGGGGGGTCGTCGTCGGCCAGCGGTCGTACGGCAAGGGCTCGGTCCAGGGGATTTTCCCGCTGGGATACGCTGGGGCCGGCATCCGGCTGACGACCGCCCTGTTTTACTCGCCTAGCGGCCAGAAGATCAGCAAGGCCGGGGTGACTCCCGACGTCGAGGTGCGGGTCGTCGCCAAGCCCGACTTGACCGCCGGCCATGCCGCGCCGCTGGGAGATGAAGTTCTTCGCCGCGGGATCGAAGCCGTACAGAACGCGGCTCGGCAGCGGGTGGCGACGCGGTGA